TTTTGCTAAGATCAGTGTAGCCATTTTTGTAAGCGTCCTGCAAATAACGCAAAGTCAAAAATCGCCGCGCGGCAAGCTCAAAATGCAGTCCGCTCAAAGCGCGCGTGGTGAAAGCCCGCACAGTTTCATTATTGGAAACCGCTTTACCCTCTCCGCTGTAAGTGTCAACTTGATAAAAAATATTACCGGCGCCGAAAAACGGCAGGTCGGGCGAAAAATCAAATTTGGCCGCCAGAGTCTGCCGGCTGACATTTAAATGACTGACAGCCGGAGTTGAAACAGCAGAGTCGGCCTGGCTCTGCGCCGCGCTCAAAGACAAACCCCACAACCCTAAACGCGCGCTCAAAGAATTGGCCGGATTGTCCACTACGCGGCGGTCCTGGTCGATGACCTGCCCCGGGCCGGCGGAAGCCTCAAACCTCAACCGCGCAAAATCCGCCAGTTCGCGGCCAGCCCAGGCCGCCGCGCTGGTATAGTTGCGCTTCAGCGTAAACGCAAAACCGCTCAAGCCAAAATCGCGGCTCAGGTTAAGATCGGCGCGCACAAAAAGCCGCGGCGCGTCCAGCATGTCGTTGCCAGTGGCAGCCTTGCTCGTATAGAAATAATAGGAATCGATCACGAGATTATCTTTAAGCAGCGCCGGCCACTCCGTGGATTCCCGCGGCGCGGCAACCGGAGCCGCAGGCACATTGACCGTCGCCGCGCCTTTCAGCTCCGCCAGCTCCAGCTTCAGCGCGGCCACTTCGTTTTTTAGATCGACGATCGCCTGGGTGGCCACCGCATTGGCCGACACATTTTGAAAAGCTGGCTGCTCAAGCTGCAATTTTTTGTCCAGCATTGTTTCCATGCTCAAAGAGAGATTATTCAAATAGACCAGCGTGTCGTAACGGCTGATCTTTTCATCGCCGTGCAAAGTGCCGTCTGGATAGCCTTTGACCACATCTAAATCAACCATATGCCTGACCGCGTTAAAAGCCCAGTGATCGCGCGGCACATCGGAAAAAAGCTGAACGTTCGGCGTTTCCGCGGCTAGTAAGGAGAGTAAAATCAAACAGAAAAATCCGCGTTTCGGCATTAACGATTTCTCAAGAAAGGCGGCACATCTATATCGTCGGGGTTGGCGCTGGACAACGCCGAAGCCGGCGTCTCATCAAAAAAAGCAAAACGCTGGCCGGCTGGCTGCAGTTCCGGTTCTTTGCGCAGCATTGTCGGCGGAGGAGCGGTCATTTTAATTTCCGTCTCCACAATATCTCCGCTGGTGATCGGCGGCAGGATCGTCTTTTTGAAACCCGTGGCGATCACTGTCAAAGAAACCTCGCCCTGTTTGGCTTCGTCAATCGACGCGCCGAAAATAATATTGGCATTGGGATCAGCCGACTGCCGCACAATATTGATAGCGTCGTTGACCTCGTGCAAAGTCATATCCGGCCCGCCAGTCACCGAAACGATCAAACCGGTCGCGCCCTGAATGTTTTCTTCCAGCAGCGGATTGCTGATCGCGTCATTGGCGGCGTCCACCGCGCGATCATCGCCGGCAGCCGTGCCAATGCCCATCATCGCCGAACCGGCGTTGGTCATGATCGTGCGCACATCAGCAAAATCGAGATTGATCAAACCCGGATTGGTGATCAGACCGGCAATGCCCAGCACGCCCTGCTTTAGCACATCGTTAGCTTTTTGAAAAGATTCCGGCAGGGTCAGCGCCCGGTCGTAAATATCCAGCAGCCGCTGGTTGGGCACAATGATCAGCGCGTCAACTTTGGCACGCAGTAGCTCTATGCCGTTTTCCGCCTGACGCATACGGATCGGCCCTTCAAAACTCCACGGCTTGGAAACCACGCCAACCACCAGCGCGCCTTTGGCTTTGGCCAGCTCAGCCACCACCGGCGAAGCTCCTGTGCCCGTGCCGCCGCCCATGCCAGCCGCGATAAAAACCATGTCGGCGCCATCGAGCGCCAGCGCGATATCGTCTTTGCTCTCCTCGGCCGCGTCCTTGCCTTTGGCCGGATCAGCGCCCGCGCCCAAGCCCTTGGTCAGTTTGCCGCCGATCTGCACATGTATTTCAGCCGTGGAAGCGTCAAGAGACTGCAGGTCAGTGTTAACCGCCACAAACTGCACGCCATCCAGCCCGGCCGCCACCATCGTGTTGACAGCATTCACGCCGCCTCCGCCGATGCCGACCACTTTGATCACCGCGGAACGTCTCGAATCGACCATAAACAACCCCCACTGCTTATTTTAAGGATTATAACACAGTCCCGCGGCACAGCGCTAGAGCATGTTTTTGCTTTTTATACTATAATCACCCAAAACTTTTGGAGGATTTATGGCGCGCATTAAGGCGTTCAGGGGAATACGCTACAATAAAGAAAAAATAAATTACAGCGATGTGGTCACGCAGCCTTACGACAAAATTTCGCCGGAACTGCTCGACGCCTACTATGAACGCTCGCCGTACACAGCGGCCAAATTGATCCGCAACAAAGCGGCCGACCCCTATCAGGCCGCCGCCACGGAACTCCAAAATTGGCTGAACGACAAAATTTTATTGCAGGACGAACAGCCAGCCATTTACGCCTATCAGCAGACTTACAAAATAAACGGCGAGCCGAAAACCCGCCGGGGCTTTGTCGCGCTGGTCGGGCTGGAGGATTTTGCCAAAAAAATTATTTTACCGCACGAAAAGACTCTGGCCAAACCCAAAGCCGACCGCCTCAATCTTTTGCGCGCGACCAGAGCGCATTGCGGCCAGATCTTTTTTCTCTACAGCGATCCGCAGAAAAAAGTCGAGGCGCTGTTGCAAAACGCGCTAAATAGCGCGCCGGACGAAACCGCGGTCGATCATTTTGGCGACACGCACACGCTCTGGAAGATCGACGACGCTAAGATTATTCAAGCAGTCAGCGCCGTTTTGGCGGACAAGCAGCTGCTCATCGCTGACGGCCATCACCGCTACGAAACTTCCTGCAATTTTGCCCAAGAAAACGGCGCGGCGCTCGGCGCGGAAAGTCCCTACGGCTACACCATGGCCACGCTGGTCAACATGGAAGACGAAGGCCTGACCGTCCTGCCAACGCACCGTCTGGCGCACGGGCTAGCCGGTTTTTCCGAAGCGGAGTTTTTAAAGAAAGCCGCGGAATATTTTGACCTCACGCCGCGGCACGCGCTGGAGCATCTGCTCAACGCTCTGCAGGAACAGCGCGCCGCCGGAAAGATCAGCCTGGGTTTTTACGCCGGACAGTCTTTGCTTTATGAACTGACTTTGCGCGATCCGTCGGTCATGGCCAAACTGGCCGCGAACAAATCCGAGGCGTGGCGGCAGCTGGACGTCGCCGTGCTGCACACTCTGGTTCTGGAAAATATTTTGGGTCTCAGCAAAGAAAAACAGGAAGCGCAGGAAAATCTCACCTATATCCGCGCGGCGCACAGCGCGTTTGAGCAGGTTTTAAACGGCCAGGAGCAGGCGGCGTTTTTCTTGAACAGCACGACGGTACAGCAAACCTATGCCACCGTTCTGGCCGGCGACATTATGCCGCAAAAATCCACGGATTTTTATCCTAAACTCCTGTCCGGTCTGGTCATTTACAAAATCCCGTAAATGAGCGCGCGGCTCGAAGGCGTCATTCTCCGCAAAAAAATCCTGCGCGACAACGATCTGCTGCTGGACGTTTTTAGCTTGAGCGACGGCCGGATCAAACTTGTGCAAAAACGCGGCTGCCAAAAACCGCAGGCCGCTCTCGATCTTTTTTGCCGGAATGAATTTGTCGTCGCGGAAAACAAAGATTTTGCCGTGATCTATCAGACCACCAGCCTCGAACTTTTCGCTAAGATCCGCCAAAATTACACGCTGCTGCAAAACGCCGCCGAGGCTGTCAAGATCGTCGAAAAGATCACCAGCAGCCTGCAGCCCAACGCCAGTCTGTATCAAATTTTTTTTAAATACCTGCAAACGCTAAACAGCGCTATCGCTCCCGCGGCTCTGCCCGCGCTAAAACTGGAGCTGTGCCAAAATATCTTGCGCAACGAAGGCATTTACGACGGCCAAAAAGTCACAGAAAAAAGTTTCTGGCGGCAGATCGAAAATTACAGAGGGTAATTTAGTAATTTATTTTTGAAAAAAAGCCAGGAATTCCTGAGGCGAAAATACCAATTCATCTCTGGGAAAATGTTTTTGATTGCCGGTGATCAATCTGGCCTGACAGTATTTGGCCGTTTCATAAAACGGCCGGTCGTCCGCATCTATAAAATGCCGGTCTAGACTTGCCGGTGTTACAGACAAGCCGTCCTGCTCGATCAAGGCCAGCAGATCACGGATTTCCCATTGGGCAAAATCGAATTTTTTCCGTCCCAGCACTGTGTGGTATTCAGTTAAAATACGGTGGTCGTAACAAGGCGTAAGTATTTTATTCTGCGTTAAAGCCAGGATCCGCGCCGGTGTGCCTGACCGCGACCAGAGCGCGGAAACCAGCACATTCGTGTCCAGAACAACCAGCATTATTTTTGTTTGACGCGGCGTTCTCTACGGCCGGCTTTTATTTCGGCGTTGATCTCCGCGTCGGTCATAAATCCCCTTTTGGCAGCCTTGCTGCGCATGCTGTTAAAAGCGATCATGGCTTTGGCCTGCCGCACGGCTTTGACCGTTTCGTCAAAATTTGTTTCAGAGATAGACAGCATCAACGCGGTCGGCCTGCCGTTGTTGGTAATGATTACTTCGCTGTCAGCGGCCAGATTACCCCAAATGCT
This Candidatus Margulisiibacteriota bacterium DNA region includes the following protein-coding sequences:
- a CDS encoding S-layer homology domain-containing protein, producing MILLSLLAAETPNVQLFSDVPRDHWAFNAVRHMVDLDVVKGYPDGTLHGDEKISRYDTLVYLNNLSLSMETMLDKKLQLEQPAFQNVSANAVATQAIVDLKNEVAALKLELAELKGAATVNVPAAPVAAPRESTEWPALLKDNLVIDSYYFYTSKAATGNDMLDAPRLFVRADLNLSRDFGLSGFAFTLKRNYTSAAAWAGRELADFARLRFEASAGPGQVIDQDRRVVDNPANSLSARLGLWGLSLSAAQSQADSAVSTPAVSHLNVSRQTLAAKFDFSPDLPFFGAGNIFYQVDTYSGEGKAVSNNETVRAFTTRALSGLHFELAARRFLTLRYLQDAYKNGYTDLSKKQSYYYDALLSLGGLFADGLDLDVMYAYKGAAFGANQLGEDAPGVNLLGYASCAYLTDDIFGENRIPNAKAVSETGVKLTNYLYQKELTLEIVYIYGVGLPDDDISPADTKYLYDHYGARLSWYLLPGSAFYLGYEKLDLFDSAIEKAADQLTEELVKFGLRFAF
- the ftsZ gene encoding cell division protein FtsZ, whose translation is MVDSRRSAVIKVVGIGGGGVNAVNTMVAAGLDGVQFVAVNTDLQSLDASTAEIHVQIGGKLTKGLGAGADPAKGKDAAEESKDDIALALDGADMVFIAAGMGGGTGTGASPVVAELAKAKGALVVGVVSKPWSFEGPIRMRQAENGIELLRAKVDALIIVPNQRLLDIYDRALTLPESFQKANDVLKQGVLGIAGLITNPGLINLDFADVRTIMTNAGSAMMGIGTAAGDDRAVDAANDAISNPLLEENIQGATGLIVSVTGGPDMTLHEVNDAINIVRQSADPNANIIFGASIDEAKQGEVSLTVIATGFKKTILPPITSGDIVETEIKMTAPPPTMLRKEPELQPAGQRFAFFDETPASALSSANPDDIDVPPFLRNR
- a CDS encoding DUF1015 domain-containing protein produces the protein MARIKAFRGIRYNKEKINYSDVVTQPYDKISPELLDAYYERSPYTAAKLIRNKAADPYQAAATELQNWLNDKILLQDEQPAIYAYQQTYKINGEPKTRRGFVALVGLEDFAKKIILPHEKTLAKPKADRLNLLRATRAHCGQIFFLYSDPQKKVEALLQNALNSAPDETAVDHFGDTHTLWKIDDAKIIQAVSAVLADKQLLIADGHHRYETSCNFAQENGAALGAESPYGYTMATLVNMEDEGLTVLPTHRLAHGLAGFSEAEFLKKAAEYFDLTPRHALEHLLNALQEQRAAGKISLGFYAGQSLLYELTLRDPSVMAKLAANKSEAWRQLDVAVLHTLVLENILGLSKEKQEAQENLTYIRAAHSAFEQVLNGQEQAAFFLNSTTVQQTYATVLAGDIMPQKSTDFYPKLLSGLVIYKIP
- the recO gene encoding DNA repair protein RecO, yielding MSARLEGVILRKKILRDNDLLLDVFSLSDGRIKLVQKRGCQKPQAALDLFCRNEFVVAENKDFAVIYQTTSLELFAKIRQNYTLLQNAAEAVKIVEKITSSLQPNASLYQIFFKYLQTLNSAIAPAALPALKLELCQNILRNEGIYDGQKVTEKSFWRQIENYRG
- a CDS encoding putative toxin-antitoxin system toxin component, PIN family — its product is MLVVLDTNVLVSALWSRSGTPARILALTQNKILTPCYDHRILTEYHTVLGRKKFDFAQWEIRDLLALIEQDGLSVTPASLDRHFIDADDRPFYETAKYCQARLITGNQKHFPRDELVFSPQEFLAFFQK
- a CDS encoding type II toxin-antitoxin system Phd/YefM family antitoxin, which codes for MNFYTARDLRTIPKSIWGNLAADSEVIITNNGRPTALMLSISETNFDETVKAVRQAKAMIAFNSMRSKAAKRGFMTDAEINAEIKAGRRERRVKQK